Proteins found in one Candidatus Polarisedimenticolia bacterium genomic segment:
- a CDS encoding nodulation protein NfeD, with amino-acid sequence MRRITRRPAGSLLRVLAVVAIAACAASARGVAPAPSPTAGEALVLTVTIDDAIHPITARFLKEAIARANREDAALLIVKLDTPGGWLNSTEEMIRDITSSRVPVVVFVNGSKAASAGFFITIAADVAVMAPGTRIGAAHPVAAMGEIPKDSPMMAKIENDAAAYARSLASNRGRNEKVAEEIVRKSSAFTEREALKLRLIDYVCRDEGEILAVLDGKTIRRFDGRTETLRLGRVRVVSLDMSTRERLLSVLANPTVALFLLFAGVVGLYIEFTHPGMIAPGVVGGVCLLLFALSSQILPMSWVGVALVVLAIAMFLLELKVPSYGTLTIGGIVCLVLGAMLLFKGAPSAPGIGVARWAILSIAGTAGVIMAILTTLVVRVSRRRPTTGSVGLVGERGTALTDLDPGGRVFVHGEYWNARAARPIPKGTAVRVTRVQDLAIEVEEIS; translated from the coding sequence ATGCGACGGATCACCAGGAGGCCGGCCGGCTCCCTGCTCAGGGTCCTGGCCGTCGTGGCGATCGCCGCCTGCGCCGCCTCGGCCCGGGGCGTCGCGCCGGCGCCGTCCCCGACGGCGGGCGAGGCGCTGGTCCTGACCGTCACCATCGACGACGCCATCCACCCGATCACCGCCCGCTTCCTCAAGGAGGCGATCGCGCGCGCCAACCGCGAGGACGCCGCGCTCCTGATCGTCAAGCTCGACACGCCCGGGGGCTGGCTCAACTCGACCGAGGAGATGATCCGGGACATCACCTCGTCGCGGGTGCCGGTGGTGGTGTTCGTCAACGGCAGCAAGGCGGCCTCCGCCGGCTTCTTCATCACCATCGCCGCGGACGTGGCGGTGATGGCGCCCGGGACCCGCATCGGCGCCGCCCATCCGGTGGCGGCCATGGGGGAGATCCCGAAGGACTCGCCGATGATGGCGAAGATCGAGAACGACGCCGCCGCCTACGCGCGGAGCCTCGCGAGCAACCGCGGCCGCAACGAGAAGGTTGCGGAGGAGATTGTGCGCAAAAGCAGCGCCTTCACGGAGCGCGAGGCGCTCAAGCTGCGGCTGATCGACTACGTCTGCCGCGACGAAGGAGAGATTCTCGCGGTGCTCGACGGCAAGACGATCCGGCGGTTCGATGGCCGCACCGAGACCCTGCGGCTCGGCCGCGTGCGGGTGGTGTCGCTGGACATGTCGACGCGGGAGCGCCTGCTCAGCGTCCTGGCGAACCCGACCGTGGCGCTCTTCCTGCTCTTCGCCGGCGTGGTCGGGCTGTACATCGAGTTCACCCATCCCGGGATGATCGCCCCGGGAGTGGTGGGCGGCGTCTGCCTTCTCCTGTTCGCCCTGTCCTCGCAAATCCTGCCGATGAGCTGGGTCGGCGTGGCGCTCGTGGTCCTGGCGATCGCGATGTTCCTGCTGGAGCTGAAGGTGCCCAGCTACGGGACGCTGACCATCGGCGGCATCGTCTGCCTGGTCCTCGGCGCCATGCTGCTGTTCAAGGGGGCACCGTCGGCGCCGGGCATCGGCGTGGCGCGCTGGGCCATCCTGTCGATCGCGGGGACCGCCGGCGTCATCATGGCCATCCTGACGACCCTGGTGGTCCGCGTGTCGCGGCGCAGGCCGACGACCGGGTCCGTGGGCCTGGTGGGGGAGCGTGGAACGGCCCTGACCGACCTCGATCCCGGGGGACGGGTGTTCGTGCACGGGGAGTACTGGAACGCCCGGGCGGCGCGCCCGATCCCGAAGGGGACCGCGGTGCGCGTGACGCGCGTTCAGGACCTGGCGATCGAAGTCGAGGAGATTTCCTGA
- the dnaK gene encoding molecular chaperone DnaK, whose product MSRVMGIDLGTTNCCVAVMDGGTPLVVPNKEGARTTPSIVAFTEKGQRLVGQIAKRQSVTNPTNTVYAVKRLIGRKFNSPEVQQAKRFAPYQIVDAKNGDVRIRVRDKDYSPPEISAMILERLKEMTEEHLQAEVHEAIITVPAYFDDSQRQATKDAGRIAGLKVLRIINEPTAASLAYRLNEESEKKIVVYDLGGGTFDVSILQLGQGVFEVKSTSGDTFLGGEDFDQRILEWLLVEFERKESISLREDRLALQRLKEAAEKAKCELSAEARSEINLPFISADAKGPKHLNVVLSRDKFNELTADLVERTRKPCLEALSLAGLKAADVDEVLLVGGMTRVPKVIDTVREIFGKEPCRDKNPEEVVGVGAAIQAGILQGEVKDMVLLDVTPLSLGIETRGGMFTKLIERNTTIPTRKTKIFTTVADNQSKVEVNVLQGEREVASFNKSLGRFELIGFQPAPKGVPQIEVTFDIDSNGIVHVSARDMATNKEQTIVVTPSGGLSEKEIGDIIDDAKKNADADRKKAELFRIQARLEGLLESNMKSFAEFGTLLDEEKRNTVKKILEGARKALASASISECTASLEKLGEASEILTEVIMYHPSPNAPGAAGGSGGPARTS is encoded by the coding sequence ATGAGCAGGGTGATGGGCATCGACCTGGGCACGACCAACTGCTGCGTCGCGGTCATGGACGGTGGGACGCCCCTGGTGGTCCCCAACAAGGAGGGGGCCCGCACCACCCCGTCGATCGTCGCCTTCACCGAAAAGGGGCAGCGGCTGGTGGGGCAGATCGCCAAGCGTCAGTCGGTCACCAACCCGACCAACACGGTGTACGCGGTCAAGCGCCTGATCGGCCGGAAGTTCAACTCCCCCGAGGTCCAGCAGGCGAAGCGCTTCGCGCCCTACCAGATCGTCGACGCCAAGAACGGCGACGTGCGCATCCGGGTGCGTGACAAGGACTACAGCCCCCCGGAGATCTCCGCCATGATCCTGGAGCGCCTGAAGGAGATGACGGAGGAGCACCTGCAGGCGGAGGTGCACGAGGCCATCATCACCGTGCCGGCCTACTTCGACGACAGCCAGAGGCAGGCGACCAAGGACGCCGGCCGGATCGCGGGCCTGAAGGTGTTGCGCATCATCAACGAGCCGACCGCGGCCTCCCTGGCCTACCGGCTGAACGAGGAGTCCGAGAAGAAGATCGTGGTCTACGACCTGGGAGGCGGGACGTTCGACGTCTCCATCCTGCAGCTCGGCCAGGGCGTGTTCGAGGTGAAGTCGACCTCCGGCGACACCTTCCTGGGCGGGGAGGACTTCGACCAGAGGATCCTCGAGTGGCTCCTCGTCGAGTTCGAGCGGAAGGAGAGCATCTCGCTGCGCGAAGACCGCCTGGCCCTGCAGCGGCTCAAGGAGGCGGCCGAGAAGGCGAAATGCGAGCTCTCGGCCGAGGCGCGCTCGGAGATCAACCTGCCCTTCATCTCCGCCGACGCCAAGGGCCCGAAGCACCTGAACGTGGTCCTGTCGCGCGACAAGTTCAACGAGCTGACCGCGGACCTGGTGGAGCGCACCCGCAAGCCCTGCCTCGAGGCCCTCTCCCTAGCCGGCCTGAAGGCGGCCGACGTGGACGAGGTCCTCCTGGTCGGCGGCATGACCCGCGTCCCCAAGGTCATCGACACGGTCCGCGAGATCTTCGGCAAGGAGCCGTGCCGCGACAAGAACCCCGAGGAGGTCGTCGGCGTAGGGGCCGCCATTCAGGCGGGCATCCTGCAGGGGGAAGTGAAGGACATGGTCCTGCTGGACGTGACGCCTCTGTCCCTGGGGATCGAGACGCGCGGCGGCATGTTCACCAAGCTCATCGAGCGGAACACCACCATCCCGACCCGCAAGACGAAGATCTTCACCACCGTGGCCGACAACCAGTCCAAGGTGGAGGTGAACGTCCTGCAGGGCGAGCGGGAGGTCGCGTCCTTCAACAAGTCGCTCGGCCGCTTCGAGCTGATCGGCTTCCAGCCCGCGCCGAAGGGCGTGCCCCAGATCGAGGTCACGTTCGACATCGACAGCAACGGGATCGTGCACGTCTCGGCGCGCGACATGGCGACGAACAAGGAACAGACCATCGTCGTGACGCCGTCCGGCGGCCTGAGCGAGAAGGAGATCGGCGACATCATCGACGACGCCAAGAAGAACGCCGACGCCGACAGGAAGAAGGCGGAGCTCTTCCGGATCCAGGCTCGGCTGGAGGGACTCCTGGAGTCGAACATGAAGTCGTTCGCCGAGTTCGGCACACTGCTGGACGAGGAGAAGCGCAACACGGTCAAGAAGATCCTCGAAGGGGCGCGCAAGGCGCTCGCCTCCGCCAGCATCTCCGAATGCACCGCCTCGCTCGAGAAGCTCGGGGAGGCCTCCGAGATTCTGACCGAGGTGATCATGTATCATCCTTCCCCCAACGCGCCGGGGGCCGCCGGCGGTTCGGGCGGGCCGGCGCGGACTTCCTGA
- a CDS encoding SPOR domain-containing protein: MTRPPSVKRLLVQVVIVAGLMVGLARWAGRGAGTGGAGGTPPGDPAVSTRGAGPDSMSLPGDLSFYKTLGSGKPAPPPTGGLPSDSRSNNDDQGGAASRQGRTGQGGYVVQALATRDLGAARRLKARLASRGFPAIVQEDRTETAVVYRVRAARYRTRAEAEAAVQILRRDLHLTAWILEGAD; the protein is encoded by the coding sequence TTGACGCGACCGCCCTCCGTCAAGAGGCTCCTGGTCCAGGTGGTGATCGTCGCGGGGCTCATGGTGGGGCTGGCCCGCTGGGCCGGGCGCGGAGCGGGGACGGGCGGAGCGGGTGGGACGCCGCCGGGCGATCCGGCGGTGTCGACCCGGGGCGCCGGGCCAGACAGCATGTCCCTCCCCGGCGACCTGAGCTTCTACAAGACTCTGGGCAGCGGCAAGCCGGCGCCCCCTCCGACCGGTGGGCTCCCCTCCGACAGCCGTAGTAATAATGATGACCAGGGAGGGGCCGCCTCCCGGCAGGGCCGCACCGGGCAGGGGGGGTACGTCGTCCAGGCGCTCGCCACGCGCGACCTGGGCGCGGCTCGGCGGCTCAAGGCCCGTCTCGCGTCGCGCGGGTTCCCGGCGATCGTTCAGGAGGACCGGACGGAGACCGCAGTCGTCTATCGGGTGCGCGCCGCCCGTTACCGTACGCGCGCCGAGGCGGAGGCGGCGGTGCAGATCCTCCGACGGGACTTGCACCTGACGGCGTGGATCCTGGAGGGGGCGGACTGA
- the hrcA gene encoding heat-inducible transcriptional repressor HrcA, which yields MDVRAEEILKKIIVNYILTGEPVGSRTISKIIQEGLSPASVRNVMSDLEEMGFLAQPHTSAGRIPTDKGYRYYVDTLLEPARIPSRDRALIDESLSRTGGDFSEAMEIIPKLLSRLTSQIGYVIAPPIKEAVLKHIEFVRLHEHKVLCVFVDRSGVVSHRLIEVEEDYRQADLERAGHYLVEEFAGLTLGDIRTRLVGLMAQEKATFDQLLKNAVTLGTRYLDAEQDDRRLVLEGTTNIMKHPEFSDMETMRRLFETFEEKHRLVSLLDRCISQPGVRVVIGSEADDPALGNLALVASPYSLDERTTGLLGVLGPTRMEYERAVTLVGYISRLLSSLLTSHPH from the coding sequence ATGGACGTCCGCGCCGAAGAAATCCTCAAGAAGATCATCGTCAACTACATCCTCACCGGGGAGCCGGTGGGATCCAGGACGATCTCCAAGATCATCCAGGAGGGGCTGAGCCCCGCCAGCGTGCGCAACGTCATGTCGGACCTGGAGGAGATGGGGTTTTTGGCCCAGCCGCACACCTCCGCTGGACGGATCCCCACCGACAAGGGGTACCGCTACTACGTGGACACCCTGCTGGAGCCCGCGCGCATCCCGTCCCGCGATCGGGCCCTGATCGACGAGAGCCTGTCCAGAACCGGCGGCGACTTCAGCGAGGCGATGGAGATCATCCCGAAGCTCCTGTCGCGCCTGACCAGCCAGATCGGCTACGTCATCGCCCCCCCGATCAAGGAAGCGGTCCTCAAGCACATCGAGTTCGTGAGGCTGCACGAGCACAAGGTCCTGTGCGTGTTCGTCGATCGTTCGGGGGTGGTCAGCCATCGCCTGATCGAGGTGGAGGAGGACTATCGGCAGGCCGATCTGGAGCGGGCCGGGCATTATCTGGTCGAGGAGTTCGCCGGGCTGACCCTCGGTGACATCCGCACGCGCCTGGTCGGCCTGATGGCCCAGGAGAAGGCCACCTTCGACCAGCTTCTCAAGAACGCCGTCACCCTGGGGACCCGCTACCTCGACGCCGAGCAGGACGACCGCCGGCTGGTCCTGGAGGGGACGACCAACATCATGAAGCACCCGGAGTTCTCGGACATGGAGACCATGCGGCGCCTGTTCGAGACCTTCGAGGAGAAGCACCGCCTCGTCAGCCTCCTGGATCGCTGCATCAGCCAGCCCGGGGTCCGGGTCGTCATCGGCTCGGAGGCGGACGACCCGGCGCTCGGCAACCTGGCCCTGGTCGCCTCCCCCTACAGCCTGGACGAGCGCACCACGGGCCTCCTGGGCGTTCTCGGCCCCACCCGCATGGAATACGAGCGGGCGGTCACCCTGGTGGGCTATATCTCCCGTCTTCTCTCCAGTTTATTGACCAGCCACCCTCACTGA
- the grpE gene encoding nucleotide exchange factor GrpE — MPTRPRKPTNLPEARGPGGDEEEPIEILEVVGVDETTGAVKKNKAHRPAGSERKAIEPDPENDAQARLLDEAVKEKDRLYDQLLRKQADFDNYRKRMERERDESGAVAAREVLKRLLPVLDNMERALKTAEASRDPLRKGIELVHQQFLDLLKKEGVQPIESLGTAFDPRLHEAVEVLDVAGFEPDMVLEEMQRGYTQNDRLLRPALVKVSSGKAPKDHAEREAGEDS, encoded by the coding sequence ATGCCGACGCGCCCGCGCAAGCCGACCAATCTGCCGGAAGCCCGGGGGCCCGGCGGGGACGAGGAGGAGCCCATCGAGATCCTCGAAGTCGTCGGAGTCGATGAGACGACCGGCGCCGTCAAGAAGAACAAGGCGCACCGGCCGGCCGGCTCCGAGCGCAAGGCCATCGAGCCGGACCCGGAGAACGACGCCCAGGCTCGCCTCCTCGACGAGGCCGTCAAGGAGAAGGACCGGCTCTACGATCAGCTGCTGCGCAAGCAGGCCGATTTCGACAACTACCGGAAACGCATGGAGCGCGAGCGCGATGAGAGCGGCGCGGTGGCGGCGCGCGAGGTCCTGAAGCGGCTCCTGCCGGTCCTCGACAACATGGAGCGCGCCCTGAAGACCGCCGAGGCGTCGCGCGACCCGCTGCGCAAGGGGATCGAGCTGGTGCACCAGCAGTTCCTCGACTTGCTCAAGAAGGAGGGCGTGCAGCCGATCGAATCGCTGGGGACAGCGTTCGATCCGCGCCTGCATGAAGCGGTGGAAGTCCTCGACGTGGCGGGATTCGAGCCGGACATGGTCCTGGAGGAGATGCAGAGGGGATACACGCAGAACGACAGGCTGCTGCGACCGGCGCTCGTCAAGGTGTCCTCGGGCAAGGCGCCGAAGGACCACGCGGAGCGCGAGGCGGGGGAGGATTCATGA
- a CDS encoding sensor domain-containing diguanylate cyclase: MSTDRLEEDLRIARAALGVARQLDLTVVADAIVRAGMEAVQATGALLYLYDSEQDTFHLRAAHIPPDDPRRKGILTLDLADLRGPGPPASYMPRTARAPEALRRLGIEQVLSMPLPGGGAILGMLLLSRETEGLSAADQERIGRLVPELIPALLNALLVERYKELIIKDDQTESYNRRYFDRFLSEEVYRAHRYSTPLSLIFLDMDNLKEINNRFGHSMGSKALREVSRRLVGEIRGSDKVFRYGGDEFCIVLPETDLQGACELAERLRTSLQGRTFLVDDTPGMTLTASFGIAAYPDHARTSLGLIKCADKAMQKIKQAGKNSIGVSEADEDSPQAAGGKR, translated from the coding sequence GTGAGCACGGACAGGCTTGAAGAGGATCTGAGAATCGCACGCGCCGCCCTGGGGGTGGCCCGCCAGCTCGATCTCACGGTGGTGGCGGACGCCATCGTCCGCGCCGGCATGGAGGCCGTCCAGGCGACAGGGGCCCTGCTCTATCTGTACGACAGCGAGCAGGACACCTTTCATCTGAGGGCGGCACACATTCCGCCCGACGACCCGCGCCGCAAGGGAATCCTGACGCTCGACCTGGCCGACCTTCGCGGCCCCGGCCCGCCGGCCTCGTACATGCCGCGGACGGCGCGCGCCCCCGAGGCCCTGCGCCGCCTCGGCATCGAGCAGGTCCTCTCGATGCCGCTCCCCGGCGGCGGCGCGATACTGGGAATGCTCCTCCTGTCCCGCGAGACGGAGGGCCTGTCGGCGGCCGACCAGGAGCGCATCGGGCGACTCGTGCCCGAGCTGATCCCGGCCCTCCTGAACGCCCTCCTGGTCGAGCGCTACAAGGAGCTGATCATCAAGGACGATCAGACCGAGTCCTACAACCGGCGCTATTTCGATCGCTTCCTGAGCGAGGAGGTGTACCGGGCGCATCGCTACTCGACCCCGCTGTCGCTCATCTTCCTCGACATGGACAATCTCAAGGAGATCAACAACCGCTTCGGCCACTCCATGGGGAGCAAGGCACTCCGGGAGGTGTCGCGGCGGCTGGTCGGCGAGATCCGCGGCAGCGACAAGGTGTTCCGCTACGGCGGCGACGAATTCTGCATCGTGCTTCCGGAGACCGACCTGCAGGGGGCCTGCGAGCTCGCGGAGCGGCTTCGCACATCGCTGCAGGGACGGACCTTCCTGGTCGACGACACGCCCGGAATGACCCTGACCGCCTCGTTCGGCATCGCCGCCTACCCGGACCACGCGCGCACCAGCCTCGGGCTGATCAAATGCGCCGACAAGGCGATGCAGAAGATCAAGCAGGCGGGCAAGAACTCGATCGGGGTCTCCGAGGCCGACGAAGATTCCCCGCAGGCGGCGGGAGGGAAACGTTGA
- the prfB gene encoding peptide chain release factor 2 (programmed frameshift), protein MDDLIRRVDALKGRFTELGGIFDLDACARELAEIEKKVADPKLWSDPSGAQAALKSRTRLNSEIEAFRQLEKRLEDAEVCAELAREGEDVGADLKQAVEALQAALDERELEVMLTGEHDAGDAILTIHPGAGGTESQDWAEMLYRMYLRWAEGRGYRIEALDYQKGDEAGIKSSTLMIRGRDAYGFLRAESGVHRLVRISPFDSSGRRHTSFASVYAYPDLDDEIDVAIEEKDLRVDTYRSSGAGGQHVNVTDSAVRVTHLPTGIVVSCQNERSQHRNRDMAMKVLRARLYDMERRKRDEKRAVEEGAKKDIDFGSQIRSYVLQPYTLVKDHRTGFERGDVQRVLDGDLDPFIRAFLLGRSRGAGAAAGSAAR, encoded by the exons ATCGACGACCTCATCCGCAGGGTGGATGCCCTCAAGGGGCGATTCACGGAACTC GGGGGCATCTTTGATCTCGACGCCTGCGCCCGCGAGCTCGCGGAGATAGAAAAGAAGGTCGCCGACCCGAAACTCTGGAGCGATCCTTCGGGCGCCCAGGCCGCCCTCAAGTCCCGCACCCGGCTCAACTCCGAAATCGAGGCGTTCCGGCAGCTCGAGAAAAGGCTCGAGGATGCGGAGGTGTGCGCCGAGCTCGCCCGTGAAGGGGAGGACGTCGGCGCGGACCTCAAGCAGGCGGTCGAGGCGCTCCAGGCGGCGCTCGACGAGCGCGAGCTGGAGGTGATGCTGACCGGCGAGCACGATGCGGGGGACGCCATCCTGACGATCCACCCCGGCGCGGGCGGCACGGAGTCGCAGGACTGGGCCGAGATGCTCTACCGGATGTACCTGCGCTGGGCGGAGGGGCGGGGCTACCGCATCGAGGCGCTCGACTACCAGAAGGGGGACGAAGCGGGGATCAAGAGCTCCACTCTGATGATCAGAGGTCGGGATGCCTACGGCTTTCTGCGCGCCGAGAGCGGCGTCCACCGGCTGGTGCGCATTTCTCCTTTCGATTCGTCGGGCAGGCGTCACACCTCGTTCGCCTCGGTCTACGCCTATCCCGATCTCGACGACGAAATCGACGTGGCGATCGAGGAGAAGGACCTGAGGGTCGACACGTACCGTTCCAGCGGAGCGGGAGGCCAGCACGTCAACGTGACCGACTCCGCGGTCCGTGTCACCCACCTGCCGACCGGGATCGTCGTCTCATGCCAGAACGAAAGGTCGCAACACCGGAACCGCGACATGGCCATGAAGGTCCTCAGGGCGCGCCTCTACGACATGGAGCGCCGCAAGCGCGACGAGAAGCGCGCCGTGGAGGAGGGGGCGAAGAAGGACATCGATTTCGGCAGCCAGATCCGCTCCTACGTCCTGCAGCCGTACACCCTGGTCAAGGACCATCGGACCGGGTTTGAGCGCGGCGACGTGCAGCGCGTCCTCGACGGCGACCTGGACCCGTTCATCCGGGCCTTCCTCTTGGGCCGCAGCCGGGGTGCCGGCGCAGCGGCCGGCAGCGCGGCTCGTTGA
- a CDS encoding slipin family protein produces MGAVGAGSGALFFVFAFVFWMISSIKILNEYERAVIFRLGRLLGTAKGPGIAFVFFPIDRMVRISLRTIVHDVPSQDVITRDNVSVKVNAVVYYRVIDPKRAVVEVEQYHYATSQLAQTTLRSVLGQCELDDLLSQRERLNAELQQILDRHTDPWGIKVSMVEVKHVDLPVEMQRAMAKQAEAEREKRAKIIHAEGEFQASAQLAKAAGVMSENPTTLQLRYLQTLTEIATEKNSTIIFPVPIDLFDALKRKIV; encoded by the coding sequence ATGGGTGCAGTGGGAGCGGGGTCGGGTGCTCTGTTTTTCGTGTTCGCCTTCGTGTTCTGGATGATTTCGAGCATCAAGATCCTGAACGAGTACGAGCGGGCGGTCATCTTCCGCCTGGGGCGCCTGCTCGGGACCGCCAAGGGGCCCGGGATCGCCTTCGTGTTCTTCCCGATCGACCGGATGGTGCGCATCTCCCTCAGGACCATCGTGCACGACGTGCCGTCGCAGGACGTGATCACGCGCGACAACGTCTCGGTCAAGGTGAACGCGGTGGTCTACTACCGAGTCATCGATCCCAAGAGAGCGGTGGTCGAGGTTGAGCAGTACCATTACGCCACCTCGCAGCTGGCGCAGACGACCCTGCGTTCGGTCCTGGGGCAGTGCGAGCTCGACGACCTGCTGAGCCAGCGCGAGCGATTGAACGCGGAGCTGCAGCAGATCCTCGACCGCCACACCGATCCCTGGGGCATCAAGGTGTCGATGGTAGAAGTGAAGCACGTGGACCTGCCGGTGGAGATGCAGCGCGCCATGGCGAAGCAGGCAGAGGCGGAGCGCGAAAAGCGCGCCAAGATCATCCACGCGGAGGGGGAGTTCCAGGCGTCGGCGCAGCTCGCGAAAGCGGCGGGCGTGATGTCGGAGAACCCGACGACCCTGCAGCTGCGCTACCTCCAGACGCTGACCGAGATCGCCACCGAGAAGAATTCGACCATCATCTTCCCGGTCCCAATCGATCTTTTCGACGCCCTGAAGCGGAAAATCGTCTGA
- the lnt gene encoding apolipoprotein N-acyltransferase, with amino-acid sequence MRDSPAAIGKAPHAGFRGTLWACASGAVLALAYPLADRGILALVALIPFLLSLQATEKGTALLRGYACGGSFFAILLYWIPAVMETYGGLPLPVAWLLQALLVFYLATFFALFAWIVSVAWRRYGPVALAFAPVSWVALEIARARLLTGFPWGLLGYTQYRNPALLQAAVWGGIFAVSFLVMAVNAGGALLILQPAASRARIAGAILIAVSALSFMGGRLALGREAGHEADGDGGAIPVAAIQANVAQDHKWDPKAAAGTLSDLARLSRQAASSGARLIVWPESSSPFSVRRPGGDRASGPGVETDAAYAAFLGDLARSLHADLIVGSVDYRAAGETVRAYNSALAVGADGTLGATYDKVHLVPFGEYVPLARALFFVNRMVSGSIGEFDAGTRLEPLPTSVGRAGTVICYEAIFPEIVRRVAGRDAAFLVNITNDAWFGRTAAPYQHLAMAAVRAAENRRYMVRAANTGISALIDPFGRILARTGIEESAVLGGTIRARHDRTVYARCGDLFAWGCAILTALQVAALRAAFLRSGIGSP; translated from the coding sequence ATGAGAGATAGCCCCGCCGCGATCGGCAAGGCGCCTCACGCCGGTTTTCGTGGCACGCTGTGGGCGTGCGCTTCGGGAGCGGTCCTGGCGCTTGCCTATCCGCTTGCCGACCGGGGCATCCTGGCCCTGGTCGCGCTGATCCCCTTCCTCCTGTCGCTCCAGGCCACGGAAAAGGGAACCGCCCTGCTCCGCGGCTACGCCTGCGGCGGGAGCTTCTTCGCGATTCTGCTGTACTGGATTCCGGCAGTCATGGAGACCTACGGCGGACTGCCGCTTCCGGTAGCCTGGCTCCTGCAGGCGCTCCTGGTCTTCTATCTGGCGACCTTCTTTGCGCTGTTCGCCTGGATCGTCAGCGTCGCCTGGCGGCGATACGGACCCGTGGCCCTGGCCTTCGCGCCCGTGAGCTGGGTGGCGCTGGAAATCGCGCGCGCCCGCCTGCTGACCGGGTTCCCCTGGGGACTCCTGGGCTACACGCAATACCGGAACCCGGCGCTCCTGCAGGCCGCGGTGTGGGGCGGGATCTTTGCGGTCTCGTTCCTGGTCATGGCCGTGAATGCCGGAGGGGCGCTTCTGATCCTCCAGCCGGCCGCGTCCCGGGCGCGGATAGCGGGTGCGATCCTGATCGCCGTGTCGGCCTTGTCCTTCATGGGGGGCAGGCTGGCCCTGGGGCGAGAGGCCGGGCACGAGGCGGACGGAGACGGAGGCGCCATCCCGGTCGCCGCCATCCAGGCCAACGTCGCGCAGGACCACAAATGGGACCCGAAGGCGGCCGCGGGCACTCTGTCCGATCTGGCCCGCCTCAGCCGGCAGGCCGCGTCCTCCGGGGCCCGGCTCATCGTGTGGCCCGAATCGTCGAGCCCGTTCTCCGTGCGCCGCCCGGGTGGCGACCGGGCGTCCGGCCCGGGGGTCGAGACCGACGCCGCCTACGCCGCCTTTCTCGGGGATCTGGCGCGCTCGCTGCACGCCGACCTGATCGTCGGGAGCGTCGACTATCGAGCGGCCGGCGAGACCGTTCGCGCCTACAACAGCGCCCTCGCCGTCGGCGCCGACGGGACCCTGGGCGCGACCTACGACAAGGTCCACCTGGTGCCGTTCGGCGAATACGTGCCGCTCGCCCGGGCGCTCTTCTTCGTCAACCGGATGGTCAGCGGATCGATCGGCGAGTTCGATGCGGGAACGCGTCTGGAGCCCCTGCCGACGTCCGTCGGCCGCGCCGGGACCGTCATCTGCTACGAGGCCATCTTTCCCGAAATCGTCCGGCGGGTGGCCGGCCGCGACGCCGCCTTTCTGGTGAACATCACGAATGACGCCTGGTTCGGCCGCACGGCCGCCCCCTACCAGCATCTGGCCATGGCGGCGGTGCGCGCGGCGGAGAACCGCCGCTACATGGTGCGGGCCGCCAACACCGGGATCAGCGCCCTCATCGATCCGTTCGGGCGCATCCTGGCGAGGACCGGCATCGAGGAGAGCGCGGTGCTTGGCGGGACGATCCGCGCGCGTCACGATCGGACCGTGTACGCTCGCTGCGGCGATCTCTTCGCCTGGGGCTGTGCTATACTGACCGCTCTTCAAGTCGCCGCGCTCCGCGCGGCGTTTCTGCGATCGGGCATCGGCAGCCCCTGA